In Phreatobacter aquaticus, a single genomic region encodes these proteins:
- a CDS encoding ABC transporter substrate-binding protein, which yields MKKWLMGLGLAAALVAPASAQQTVKLIDVAELSGAGATAGTNWRNGIDLAVQHINARGGILGRQIQITHYDSQTNPGATRAAVQRAIDEDTYAVLGPVFSGPIGASMQIAQRAEIAQFVGGEAANLTRQGNQFLFRTSLSQAAAMPKIAAYLKDTVKATKIAVIFVNNDFGKGGRDAIIPELTSRGMQVVADVSTEQGQTDFAADAIRIRNSGADAVFVYLNEDESARFLRAARQQGITAPLVGETTLLGQKVIELAGDAANGARGHVGLSIDAPVPAFQEFGRQFRERFGSTPDHNGLKGYMAVFMIKWATEKMGRFDKKGVAETLRGATITPAMEPGILITTRIEPNGDIDRESFLGEVINGRQVINVTLPMINPTARPGG from the coding sequence ATGAAGAAGTGGCTCATGGGGCTGGGTCTTGCCGCAGCGCTCGTAGCGCCTGCCAGCGCCCAGCAGACGGTCAAGCTGATCGACGTCGCCGAACTGTCGGGCGCGGGCGCGACCGCCGGCACCAACTGGCGCAATGGCATCGATCTCGCCGTCCAGCACATCAATGCCCGCGGTGGCATTCTGGGCCGGCAGATCCAGATCACCCATTACGACAGCCAGACCAATCCGGGCGCCACACGCGCGGCCGTCCAGCGCGCCATCGACGAGGACACCTATGCCGTGCTCGGCCCGGTCTTCTCCGGCCCGATCGGCGCCTCGATGCAGATCGCGCAGCGCGCCGAGATCGCCCAGTTCGTCGGTGGCGAGGCGGCCAATCTCACCCGCCAGGGCAATCAGTTCCTGTTCCGCACCTCGCTGAGCCAGGCAGCGGCCATGCCGAAGATCGCGGCCTATCTGAAGGACACCGTGAAGGCGACCAAGATCGCGGTCATCTTCGTCAACAACGATTTCGGCAAGGGCGGCCGCGACGCGATCATCCCGGAACTCACCAGCCGCGGCATGCAGGTGGTGGCCGATGTCTCGACCGAGCAGGGCCAGACCGATTTCGCCGCCGACGCGATCCGCATCCGCAACTCCGGCGCGGATGCCGTCTTCGTCTATCTCAACGAGGACGAGAGCGCCCGCTTCCTGCGCGCCGCCCGCCAGCAGGGCATCACCGCGCCGCTGGTCGGCGAGACCACGCTGCTCGGCCAGAAGGTGATCGAGCTCGCCGGCGATGCCGCCAACGGCGCGCGCGGCCATGTCGGTCTCTCCATCGATGCGCCGGTGCCGGCCTTCCAGGAATTCGGCCGCCAGTTCCGCGAGCGCTTCGGCTCGACGCCCGACCATAACGGCCTTAAGGGCTATATGGCCGTGTTCATGATCAAATGGGCGACCGAGAAGATGGGCCGCTTCGACAAGAAGGGCGTGGCCGAGACCCTGCGCGGCGCAACCATCACACCGGCCATGGAGCCCGGCATCCTGATCACCACCCGCATCGAGCCGAACGGCGACATCGACCGCGAGAGCTTCCTCGGCGAGGTGATCAATGGCCGCCAGGTGATCAACGTCACCCTGCCGATGATCAACCCGACCGCCCGTCCCGGCGGCTGA
- a CDS encoding branched-chain amino acid ABC transporter permease gives MAELIQILIAGLATGAIYALAAIGFTLVWQTSQTINFAQGEFVMLPAIFVLVGTMTFGLPLWLALIIGTAMFVLLFGFGFKRLLVDQMISQGVLPLAFATMALSILMKEGAKDFFSAEAQVFPTLAPAGNLDLLGTAVSWQNVVVIGVAFAAIGLLQFFVNHTRTGRQMQATAQNPYVAQLLGIPVDRMILYTFLINAGLAAMASFLVSPIYLAKFSNGDVIGLSAFIAAIVGGFNQVRGALWGGLLVGMVDALAASYVSTSYRSAVPLVLLVAIILFRPEGLFGSKEERRV, from the coding sequence ATGGCCGAACTGATTCAAATCCTGATCGCCGGACTGGCGACCGGCGCCATCTACGCGCTGGCCGCCATCGGTTTCACGCTGGTCTGGCAGACCTCGCAGACGATCAATTTCGCCCAAGGCGAATTCGTCATGCTGCCGGCAATCTTCGTGCTGGTCGGCACCATGACCTTCGGCCTGCCGCTCTGGCTTGCGCTGATCATCGGCACGGCCATGTTCGTCCTGCTGTTCGGCTTCGGCTTCAAGCGGCTGCTGGTTGATCAGATGATCTCCCAGGGTGTCCTTCCGCTCGCCTTCGCCACCATGGCGCTGTCGATCCTGATGAAGGAAGGCGCCAAGGACTTCTTCTCCGCTGAGGCCCAGGTCTTCCCGACACTGGCGCCCGCCGGCAATCTCGATCTGCTCGGCACGGCGGTGTCCTGGCAGAATGTCGTGGTGATCGGCGTCGCCTTCGCAGCCATCGGCCTGCTCCAGTTTTTCGTCAATCACACGCGCACCGGCCGGCAGATGCAGGCGACCGCCCAGAACCCCTATGTCGCGCAGTTGCTCGGCATCCCGGTCGACCGCATGATCCTCTACACGTTCCTGATCAATGCCGGCCTTGCCGCCATGGCGAGCTTCCTCGTCTCGCCGATCTATCTCGCCAAGTTCTCCAACGGCGACGTCATCGGCCTCTCCGCCTTCATCGCGGCCATCGTTGGCGGCTTCAACCAGGTGCGCGGTGCGCTCTGGGGCGGGCTGCTGGTCGGCATGGTCGATGCGCTCGCCGCCTCCTATGTCTCCACCAGCTACCGGTCCGCCGTACCGCTGGTCCTGCTGGTGGCAATCATCCTGTTCAGGCCCGAAGGCCTGTTCGGCTCCAAGGAAGAGCGGCGGGTATGA
- a CDS encoding branched-chain amino acid ABC transporter permease: MSALDTPDKAPSRLGGLIAATDWSLVTLVVGAIVLWFVPVNMGRYGTYVLSLWLVMAVAAMGLNLILGYAGLKALCQAAFLGIGAYATALLTKAGVPWVAAFGLSGLLCFVVGILIGFPALRVRAHYLGFVTLAFATVVWLVMRNEQWLTGGTFGLSNIPRPAILGWKTDGALAFHRFVVGVTLILALGLWWLVKSPWGRAFLALRENPVRAASLGVDTRLYTLMAFAIGSAYGGFAGALYAPLVEFIDPSPFSLGASFFLVLMVICGGAGFMMGPFVGALLAVALPEWLRFTGGLYLLIFAATVLVLLILCPGGILGLGEKAIAWMRRRL; this comes from the coding sequence ATGAGCGCGCTCGACACCCCGGATAAGGCACCGTCCCGGCTCGGCGGCCTCATCGCGGCCACCGACTGGTCCCTGGTCACGCTCGTCGTCGGTGCCATCGTGCTCTGGTTCGTGCCGGTCAATATGGGCCGCTACGGCACCTATGTGCTCTCGCTCTGGCTGGTCATGGCGGTCGCCGCCATGGGGCTCAATCTCATCCTCGGCTATGCCGGACTGAAGGCACTCTGCCAGGCCGCTTTTCTTGGGATCGGCGCCTATGCCACCGCCCTCCTCACCAAGGCGGGCGTGCCCTGGGTCGCCGCCTTCGGCCTGTCCGGCCTCCTCTGCTTCGTCGTCGGCATCCTCATCGGCTTTCCGGCCCTGCGCGTCCGCGCGCATTATCTGGGCTTCGTCACGCTCGCCTTCGCCACTGTCGTCTGGCTGGTCATGCGCAACGAGCAATGGCTGACCGGCGGCACGTTCGGCCTGTCCAACATTCCCCGCCCCGCTATCCTCGGCTGGAAGACCGATGGCGCGCTCGCCTTCCACCGCTTCGTTGTCGGCGTCACGCTGATCCTGGCGCTCGGCCTCTGGTGGCTGGTCAAAAGCCCCTGGGGCCGCGCCTTTCTGGCCTTGCGCGAAAACCCGGTGCGGGCGGCGAGCCTCGGCGTCGATACCCGCCTCTATACGCTGATGGCCTTTGCCATCGGCTCGGCCTATGGCGGCTTTGCCGGCGCCCTCTATGCGCCGCTGGTCGAGTTCATCGACCCCTCGCCCTTCTCGCTCGGCGCCTCGTTCTTCCTCGTGCTGATGGTCATCTGCGGCGGCGCCGGCTTCATGATGGGCCCCTTCGTCGGGGCCCTGCTGGCGGTGGCCCTGCCCGAATGGCTGCGCTTCACCGGCGGGCTCTACCTGCTGATCTTCGCCGCGACCGTTCTCGTCCTGCTCATCCTCTGTCCCGGCGGCATCCTCGGCCTCGGCGAAAAGGCGATCGCCTGGATGCGGAGGCGCTTATGA
- a CDS encoding ABC transporter ATP-binding protein, which translates to MSPVLKVSNLTRHFGGITAVSDVSFEVHAGEILGLIGPNGSGKSTLFNCILGQIPPSEGEVALDGQSITGLRPSALNRRGVSRTFQLLQVFPDLTVRENLILAGQEHVGSMLTRLIGPRDAGLGAKADQMIGFFRLGHLSGEKAGRLSYGQQKLLDAAMALMAGPRLVLLDEPAGGVNPTMLEGLKERLAAYNREVGTTFVVIEHNMEFVMSLCTRVLVLAEGRIIAEGTPQEVRSNQRVIDAYLGG; encoded by the coding sequence ATGAGCCCGGTCCTCAAGGTCTCCAATCTCACGCGCCATTTCGGCGGCATCACCGCCGTCTCGGACGTCTCCTTCGAGGTCCATGCCGGCGAGATCCTGGGGCTCATCGGCCCCAACGGGTCGGGCAAGTCGACCCTGTTCAACTGCATCCTCGGCCAGATCCCGCCAAGCGAGGGCGAGGTTGCGCTCGACGGCCAGTCCATCACCGGCCTGCGGCCATCGGCGCTCAACCGGCGTGGCGTCAGCCGCACCTTCCAGCTCCTGCAGGTCTTTCCTGACCTGACCGTGCGCGAGAACCTGATCCTCGCGGGCCAGGAACATGTCGGCTCCATGCTGACCCGGTTGATCGGCCCGCGCGATGCCGGCCTCGGCGCCAAGGCCGACCAGATGATCGGCTTCTTCCGTCTCGGCCATCTGTCGGGCGAGAAGGCCGGCCGCCTCAGCTATGGCCAGCAGAAGCTGCTCGACGCCGCCATGGCCCTGATGGCGGGCCCACGCCTCGTTCTGCTCGACGAGCCGGCGGGCGGCGTCAATCCGACCATGCTGGAAGGCCTGAAGGAGCGGCTCGCCGCCTATAACCGCGAGGTCGGCACCACCTTCGTGGTCATCGAACACAATATGGAATTCGTCATGAGCCTGTGCACCCGCGTGCTGGTGCTGGCCGAAGGCCGGATCATCGCCGAGGGCACGCCGCAAGAGGTGCGGAGCAACCAGCGCGTCATCGACGCCTATCTCGGAGGCTGA
- a CDS encoding ABC transporter ATP-binding protein: protein MSDTRTAPILTLDNVVGGYGAITILNGTSFAVRPGTITTVIGPNGAGKSTVFKAIFGLLKLSSGRIHFDGAEITRHPPRDLIARGIVYVPQGRNVFAELSVRHNLELGAVAIPGVTDLGQRIEAAMDRFPMLRTKADAQASTLSGGQQKILEVARGLLLEPKLMLIDEPSIGLSPLMVQEVFAILKDLRAKGVTILLIEQNAKAALSISDEAIVLEQGQTRMHDTAAAILADPRVGQLFLGGALTPAA, encoded by the coding sequence ATGAGCGACACTCGCACGGCGCCCATCCTCACGCTCGACAATGTGGTCGGCGGCTATGGCGCCATCACCATCCTCAATGGCACCAGCTTCGCGGTCCGACCCGGCACGATCACAACGGTGATCGGCCCGAATGGCGCCGGCAAGTCCACCGTGTTCAAGGCGATCTTCGGCCTTCTGAAGCTCTCCTCCGGCCGCATCCATTTCGACGGCGCCGAGATCACTCGGCATCCGCCGCGCGATCTGATCGCGCGTGGCATCGTCTATGTGCCGCAGGGCCGCAACGTCTTCGCCGAACTCTCGGTGCGCCACAATCTGGAGCTTGGCGCCGTCGCCATTCCCGGCGTCACCGATCTCGGCCAGCGGATCGAAGCGGCGATGGACCGCTTCCCCATGCTGCGCACCAAGGCCGATGCCCAGGCCTCCACACTCTCCGGCGGTCAGCAGAAGATCCTGGAGGTCGCCCGCGGCCTGCTGCTCGAGCCGAAGCTGATGCTGATCGACGAACCCTCGATCGGCCTTTCGCCGCTCATGGTGCAGGAGGTGTTCGCCATTCTGAAGGACCTGCGGGCCAAGGGCGTCACCATCCTGCTGATCGAACAGAACGCCAAGGCGGCGCTGTCGATCTCCGACGAGGCCATCGTGCTGGAACAAGGCCAGACCCGGATGCACGACACAGCTGCCGCGATCCTCGCCGACCCACGCGTCGGCCAGCTCTTCCTCGGCGGCGCCCTGACACCGGCCGCCTGA
- a CDS encoding LysR family transcriptional regulator, producing MHAAALAYFRETARLGSIRKAAGHLNVAASALNRQILKLESEFGTPLFDRLPGGMRLTAAGDLLLRHVTTTFHDYDRVRAEIDDLREAKSGHVTIVAVDSLLVDFLPRVIDRFRADFPAVTLTVLAVQPSEVPEQLADGRADIGFTFVGQMVRSVQLLAEIPAPLGVIMPVDHPLAGKRIVSFEEARAYPFLAQAGPLPRSADIDPDFSAFRAHSVPRITSNSIQMLKRAIRLGMGIAFFTRLGFLEEIERGELVWRPFASEAINKVGIGLLTATGRPLNAPARQLVRQITDDIARLGES from the coding sequence ATGCATGCGGCTGCCCTTGCCTATTTCCGCGAGACGGCCCGGCTCGGCTCGATCCGCAAGGCGGCCGGGCATCTCAATGTTGCGGCGAGCGCGCTCAACCGCCAGATCCTGAAGCTCGAGAGCGAATTCGGCACGCCGCTGTTCGACCGGCTGCCCGGCGGCATGCGGCTGACGGCAGCGGGCGACTTGCTGCTCCGCCATGTCACCACGACCTTCCACGACTATGATCGCGTGCGCGCCGAGATCGACGATCTCCGCGAGGCAAAGTCCGGCCACGTGACGATCGTGGCGGTGGATTCGCTGCTGGTCGATTTCCTGCCGCGCGTGATCGACCGGTTCCGCGCCGACTTTCCGGCGGTGACGCTGACGGTTTTGGCCGTGCAGCCGAGCGAGGTGCCGGAGCAACTCGCCGATGGCCGCGCCGATATCGGCTTCACCTTCGTTGGCCAGATGGTGCGGAGCGTCCAGCTGCTGGCGGAGATCCCGGCGCCGCTCGGCGTCATCATGCCGGTGGACCATCCGCTCGCCGGCAAGCGGATCGTCAGTTTCGAGGAGGCGCGGGCCTATCCGTTCCTGGCGCAGGCCGGGCCCTTGCCGCGCTCGGCCGATATCGACCCGGACTTCTCGGCGTTCCGCGCGCACTCGGTGCCGCGCATCACGTCGAATTCGATCCAGATGCTGAAGCGGGCGATCCGCCTCGGCATGGGCATCGCCTTCTTCACAAGACTCGGCTTCCTGGAGGAGATCGAGCGCGGCGAGTTGGTCTGGCGGCCATTTGCCTCGGAGGCGATCAACAAGGTGGGCATCGGGCTGCTCACCGCGACAGGTCGCCCGCTGAATGCGCCGGCGCGCCAGCTTGTCCGCCAGATCACCGATGATATCGCACGCCTTGGCGAGAGCTGA
- the fdxA gene encoding ferredoxin, whose amino-acid sequence MPFVITDACIDVKDRGCLDACPVDCIYEGGRTLYIHPDECIDCGLCETVCPVAAIHADDRLPEELTMWVEVNRAYFGPEVTGLGSPRGADAKTTRAVDHPVVAAWPARAG is encoded by the coding sequence ATGCCCTTCGTCATCACCGATGCCTGCATCGACGTGAAGGACCGGGGCTGTCTCGACGCTTGCCCGGTCGACTGCATTTACGAGGGTGGCCGCACGCTCTACATCCATCCGGACGAGTGCATCGATTGTGGTCTCTGCGAGACGGTCTGCCCGGTGGCAGCCATTCACGCCGACGACCGCCTGCCGGAGGAACTGACCATGTGGGTCGAGGTCAATCGCGCCTATTTCGGCCCTGAGGTGACCGGTCTCGGCTCGCCTCGCGGTGCCGACGCCAAGACCACCCGCGCGGTCGACCATCCGGTCGTCGCGGCCTGGCCCGCCAGGGCCGGCTAG
- a CDS encoding enoyl-CoA hydratase-related protein: MAIRFETKDHVAWVTIDRPEVMNAIDQGAEQELQAIWGTIERDRAIRAVVLTGSGERAFSTGADMKGGSGASGLEYWAMPRPGGFGGIALRETLDVPVIARVNGHAVGGGFEMVLGCDLIVAADHATFGLPEARVGRLPLDGGMTLLQRQIPHRAAMGMLLTGRRIKAPEALAFGLVNEVVPMAELDAAVDRWLAEILACAPLSVRAIKQVVRRTAHLTAAEAQAQRLPALVEALNSEDSREGVQAFVEKRKPVWKGR, translated from the coding sequence ATGGCGATCCGCTTCGAGACGAAGGATCACGTCGCCTGGGTCACGATTGATCGGCCCGAGGTGATGAACGCCATCGACCAGGGGGCCGAGCAGGAATTGCAGGCGATCTGGGGCACGATCGAGCGCGACCGTGCGATCCGCGCCGTGGTGCTGACGGGATCGGGCGAGCGCGCCTTTTCCACCGGCGCCGACATGAAGGGCGGCAGCGGTGCGTCCGGCCTTGAATACTGGGCCATGCCGCGTCCGGGCGGGTTCGGCGGCATCGCGCTGCGCGAGACGCTGGACGTGCCGGTGATTGCTCGCGTCAACGGCCATGCGGTCGGCGGTGGCTTTGAGATGGTGCTCGGCTGCGACCTGATCGTGGCGGCTGATCACGCGACCTTCGGCCTGCCGGAGGCGCGCGTCGGGCGCCTGCCGCTCGATGGTGGCATGACGCTCTTGCAGCGGCAGATTCCGCATCGCGCCGCCATGGGCATGCTGCTCACGGGGCGGCGGATCAAGGCGCCGGAAGCGCTCGCCTTCGGGCTCGTCAACGAGGTCGTGCCGATGGCCGAGCTCGATGCGGCGGTCGATCGCTGGCTCGCCGAAATCCTCGCCTGCGCGCCGCTGTCGGTGCGCGCCATCAAGCAGGTGGTCCGGCGCACCGCCCATCTGACCGCGGCGGAAGCCCAGGCGCAGCGTCTGCCGGCGCTGGTGGAGGCGCTGAATTCCGAGGATTCGCGCGAGGGCGTCCAGGCCTTCGTGGAGAAGCGGAAGCCTGTCTGGAAGGGTCGCTGA
- a CDS encoding CaiB/BaiF CoA transferase family protein, translating into MSAPDTLPLAGIKVIDFTQVMMGPVATQMLADYGADVIKIEKPGTGDLSRTAFPNDPAGLLGPVFCSLNRNKRSIVLDLRKTEDRDFVLDLARRSDVVVNNFRAGVMERLGFGYEDLAKVNPKLIYAVGTGYGLEGPYAHKGGQDVLAQAMSGVMHRRSNDDQPLAVHATTFADYSAGMHLVQGVLLAILQRQKTGRGQRIAVSLLDSMLAAQTQEAAAQLMRGREVNWGAMPLSGVFPTSDGALVMVGAFKADPLGDISKALEIDHLGKDPRFATFADQVTNKKALQDIFRARFASNTTAYWLGRLEEQDLLCAPVRSLAEALADEQTAINEMIIEADGDIERIRVVGSPIHMSDAPVSIRVAPPSLGRDTDAVRAEVAASTMRAAE; encoded by the coding sequence ATGAGCGCCCCCGACACCCTGCCGCTCGCCGGCATCAAGGTCATCGACTTCACCCAGGTGATGATGGGGCCGGTGGCGACCCAGATGCTCGCCGATTACGGCGCCGACGTCATCAAGATCGAGAAGCCGGGCACCGGCGACCTGTCGCGCACCGCCTTCCCGAACGATCCGGCGGGCCTGCTCGGGCCGGTCTTCTGCTCGCTCAACCGCAACAAGCGGTCGATCGTGCTCGACCTGCGCAAGACCGAGGACCGCGACTTCGTGCTGGATCTCGCGCGCCGCTCCGACGTGGTGGTCAACAATTTCCGTGCCGGCGTGATGGAGCGTCTCGGCTTCGGCTATGAGGACCTCGCAAAGGTCAATCCGAAGCTGATCTACGCGGTCGGCACCGGCTATGGCCTTGAAGGCCCCTATGCCCACAAGGGCGGGCAGGACGTGCTGGCCCAGGCGATGAGCGGCGTCATGCATCGCCGCTCCAACGACGACCAGCCACTGGCCGTCCACGCCACCACCTTTGCCGACTATTCCGCCGGCATGCATCTCGTCCAGGGCGTGCTGCTGGCAATCCTGCAGCGTCAGAAGACCGGCCGCGGCCAGCGGATCGCCGTCTCGCTGCTCGATTCCATGCTCGCCGCCCAGACACAGGAAGCCGCCGCCCAGCTGATGCGCGGGCGTGAGGTGAACTGGGGCGCCATGCCGCTGTCTGGCGTGTTCCCGACCTCGGATGGCGCGCTAGTGATGGTCGGGGCCTTCAAGGCCGATCCGCTTGGCGACATCTCGAAGGCGCTGGAGATCGACCATCTCGGCAAGGATCCGCGCTTCGCCACCTTCGCCGACCAGGTGACGAACAAGAAGGCGCTGCAGGACATTTTCCGCGCCCGCTTCGCCTCCAACACCACAGCCTATTGGCTCGGACGGCTCGAGGAGCAGGACCTGCTCTGCGCGCCGGTGCGCTCGCTTGCCGAGGCGCTGGCCGACGAGCAGACGGCGATCAACGAGATGATCATCGAGGCCGATGGCGACATCGAGCGCATCCGGGTGGTCGGCTCGCCGATCCACATGTCGGATGCGCCGGTCTCGATCCGCGTCGCGCCGCCGTCGCTTGGTCGGGATACGGACGCGGTGCGCGCCGAAGTCGCCGCTTCCACCATGCGCGCGGCCGAGTGA